The DNA region TCCACGTAACGAGACTTTAGTCGTAACTCTCGGCAGCCCTCTTGCTGGAGAAGATTCAATTGGCTGTAAAATTTTTGAGAGGATAAAAGATAAGATAGATGCAAGGGTTGAGTATCTGGGAACAGATATATTCAGGTTCAGCAATGTATATCATGAAGAGGAGAAAGTTATTTTTGTTGATGCAGTTTATTCGAAAAAACTGAAGGCGGGTGAAATGGTATATTTTCGTGGGGAAAATGTTTTCGAATTTTTGAACGATGTTGCCGTCGATGCCCATATGCTGGGAGTTGGCGAAGGGCTAAAAATCCTTAGGGAGGTAATGCCAGCATTTCCCAAAAATTTGCATTTCATAGGCATATCGTGCAAAAAGTTTGGATTTGGAGAGATGAGCATTGAAGTGGAGAAAGGAATGGAGATGGCTATAAAAAAGATAATGGAGATAGTTTAGTGCAGGAAATATCTCTGTCCGGAGAATACCATCGCTATGCCGTGTTCGTTTGCAGCTTCTACTACTTCTTTATCCCTTATTGAGCCCCCTGGCTGTATAATGGCTTTTACACCAGCTTCTGCAGCAACGTCGACCGCGTCCCTGAACGGGAAGAAAGCATCAGATGCCATGATTGAATCTTTTATTTTTTTTTCTCCTTTGTGAACGGCGATCCAGCTTGCATCGACGCGTGATGTTTGCCCCCCGCCGATCGCTACCGTCTTCGTTCCTTTCACAAAAACAACGGCATTTGATTTCACATGCTTTACACATTTAACGGCAAATATCATAGATTGGATGTTGTCTTGGGAAGGTTTTTTCTCCGTTACTGTCCTCCATTTACCTGTATCTATTTTTTTGATGTCCCTTTCCTGCATCAACAGTCCACCGACAACACTTCTAAATACCCTGCGTTCCTTTCCATCCGCTCTTTCCAGTCCTTCAACCTGGAGAAGACGCAGATTCTTCTTCTTTGCCAGTATTTCTTTTGCATCTGAGCTGAACGAAGGGGCTATTATCACCTCAAGAAAAATTTTTGTCATTTTTTCTGCCAGCCCTCCGTCCACTTCCCTGTTTACTGCAACTACTCCTCCAAATGGGGAATACTCGTCAGTGGCAAATGCATCTTTCCATGCCTGTATGACATTCCCAGCAGAGGCAATACCTGAAGGCGTTGCATGCTTTATTATTACGACCGTCGGTTCTTCAAACTCCTTTATGCACTCAATGGCCTCGTTTGCATCAAGTATGTTGTTGTACGATATTTCCTTCCCCTGCAATTTTTTGGCGCTCGCTATGCAAGATTCCTTCGTCATTCCTGTATAAAATGCTCCTTTCTGGTGGGGGTTTTCCCCATATCTCAGCTCTTTGGATTTTTTGTAAGGCAGTGTAATAATTTCAGGGAAATTTTCATTATCCTCAATTTCTATTATCCGAGCATCATAATATGAGGTTCTGTGGATTGCCTCAATCGCCAGTTTTTTTCGCATCTCATCATCAAACCCTTTTTTCAAATAAGGAACAAGTGCCGAATACTGCGAGGGGTGTGACACCACTACAACATCTTTCCAGTTTTTGGCGGCGGCGCGGACCATGCATGGCCCACCGATATCCATTCTATCCATTCCCACCTCTGGAGAATAAAAATTGCACACAACCATGTCTATTGGGATTATCTTTTTCTCTGTAAGTTCCTTCATGTCACTGCTCCCCCTCCTTGCCATTATTCCTGCATAAATGGATGTATGAAGAGTCTTTATTCTCCCGTCCATTAACTCGCTAAATCCTGTTATCTCCTCAACTTTTCTCACAGGTATGCCCAAATTTTTTATTCTTTCTGCTGTCCCGCCCGTAGAAAACATTTTTATGTCTGCATCGTACAGTGCCGCGCAAAAATTCTCTATACCTTCTTTATTGTATACGCTAACAAGAGCCATGTTTGGAATCATTTTATTTCCCAAAAGTAATGCAGGGTATAAAAATTAACTTTTCTAATTCTTAAAATTTTTTTTATTTCATTGCAATACATTTCTCACCCACCCATAATTTCTTTTGTATATATATTTATTTGGATTTGGTATTTCAGACTTTATAATTTGCCTGGTTCATCCAATCACAAGAGCCATATGGTCCTTTGAATAAGGAGCAAGAGTTATAGCTTCTTTTACGTCAAACTTGTTGCTTATTTCTTTTTTTACTTTTTCAAATACTCTCTTTGGAGGCATTGAAACATCCATGCTTCTCGCTTTTACCATCAGCATTCCTTCATCCACCTCAAATTTTTCCATGTTTTTAATAAATATGCCCACCTGGTCCCTCTGGGATATATCCTGATAGATTAAGTCCACTGGCTTGTCAATAAATATCTCGTATTTTTCTGGCTTACAGGCATCCGCCAATATGGGAACAATATTTTGCCTTTTATCGCAAACTTTTACCAGATCTCTCATCGCCCTGGCAGATATCTCCACCGCATAAATAATGCCGTTGAATGATACATCTGAAAGATGGGAAACAGTAGTGCCGTTTGCAGCCCCCAGGTACAAAACTCTGCTATCCCTTTTAACAGGCATTACTTTCAATCCTTTTAGAATGGCTGCTGCCATCTTGCTCTTGTACGGATTCCAGGAACGATATTCCTTTCCGCCCATGAAAAGCAAGTGTTCATTATAAACTCTCTCCCCGGGCACGAGATTCAACGTGTAAAGCTTTTTGTCTTTAGAGTAAACACCTGGAAACACCTGTTTCATGGTATCCTCATTTTACTTTCCTGTTCGCAATCTCGCAGGCCAGCGTGGATGTATCAATGATGGGAGCAAGATAGGGAGCATATGCAGTTTCAGCATGCAAAAACTGTTCAAGTGTTAACCCGCAATGAATGGCGAGAGAGAATTTATTTATGCGCTGGGCAGCCTCGGGACCGACTGCCTGAGCGGCAATTATCTTTCCGTTCTCATCTGCACAAACCTTTACAAAAACGTCTTCCCCGTCAAGATATTCCGGTAAACTGCTTCCTTTGAATTTTCCGGTTACGGAGTTGGATTGTATATACCTGCTCAGCGGACCGACGGCAGCCATTTCGACATCAAAAACTTTCGTTGCCCTTGCATTCACAAGAGGAAGCATTTTTTCATCTCCGCCGACTGCATTTGCACCTGCAACCATCCCCTGACGGACAGCAACACTACCGAGGCCCACCACATTATCATTCCCCAAAATGTCCCTGTATTGTGTGCAATCCCCAACCGCATATACATTCTCGATGGACGTTTCACACCTTTCGTTTACAGTTATTGCCTTATCTACATCATCTGCCTTGGATTCCACAAGCCCGATGTTTGGCCTGTTTCCGGTGGCAACAATGACAAAATCTCCCTGGAAGACATTTTCTTTTCCCTCTTTGTCTACAGCGATCACTTCCATTTGACTGCTCTCATTTATCTCTGTAACCCGACGACTGAAAAACATGTTGGCCTTTCCTTCTATTTTTTTTCTGATAATCGAGGCAATATCATTATCAACCATGGTGAGCAGGATATCCGGCAAAAATTCGAC from Candidatus Thermoplasmatota archaeon includes:
- a CDS encoding hydrogenase maturation protease, with translation MQRPRNETLVVTLGSPLAGEDSIGCKIFERIKDKIDARVEYLGTDIFRFSNVYHEEEKVIFVDAVYSKKLKAGEMVYFRGENVFEFLNDVAVDAHMLGVGEGLKILREVMPAFPKNLHFIGISCKKFGFGEMSIEVEKGMEMAIKKIMEIV
- the purH gene encoding bifunctional phosphoribosylaminoimidazolecarboxamide formyltransferase/IMP cyclohydrolase, which gives rise to MIPNMALVSVYNKEGIENFCAALYDADIKMFSTGGTAERIKNLGIPVRKVEEITGFSELMDGRIKTLHTSIYAGIMARRGSSDMKELTEKKIIPIDMVVCNFYSPEVGMDRMDIGGPCMVRAAAKNWKDVVVVSHPSQYSALVPYLKKGFDDEMRKKLAIEAIHRTSYYDARIIEIEDNENFPEIITLPYKKSKELRYGENPHQKGAFYTGMTKESCIASAKKLQGKEISYNNILDANEAIECIKEFEEPTVVIIKHATPSGIASAGNVIQAWKDAFATDEYSPFGGVVAVNREVDGGLAEKMTKIFLEVIIAPSFSSDAKEILAKKKNLRLLQVEGLERADGKERRVFRSVVGGLLMQERDIKKIDTGKWRTVTEKKPSQDNIQSMIFAVKCVKHVKSNAVVFVKGTKTVAIGGGQTSRVDASWIAVHKGEKKIKDSIMASDAFFPFRDAVDVAAEAGVKAIIQPGGSIRDKEVVEAANEHGIAMVFSGQRYFLH
- a CDS encoding fibrillarin-like rRNA/tRNA 2'-O-methyltransferase; this translates as MKQVFPGVYSKDKKLYTLNLVPGERVYNEHLLFMGGKEYRSWNPYKSKMAAAILKGLKVMPVKRDSRVLYLGAANGTTVSHLSDVSFNGIIYAVEISARAMRDLVKVCDKRQNIVPILADACKPEKYEIFIDKPVDLIYQDISQRDQVGIFIKNMEKFEVDEGMLMVKARSMDVSMPPKRVFEKVKKEISNKFDVKEAITLAPYSKDHMALVIG
- a CDS encoding FAD-dependent oxidoreductase; its protein translation is MKLIVIGCGAAGATAAQFARKNDRRAEIKVFEGGKYPQYSKCALPYIISGETPPDFIIEFNEEWFRKAKIDLHLNTAVSSIDFNARIVKSSEGSEEYDALIIATGASPFSPVEPRGKTYFLRSLDDALAIRKEAKNSNKAVIIGAGLIGLEAAEALKKIGIDVTIVEFLPDILLTMVDNDIASIIRKKIEGKANMFFSRRVTEINESSQMEVIAVDKEGKENVFQGDFVIVATGNRPNIGLVESKADDVDKAITVNERCETSIENVYAVGDCTQYRDILGNDNVVGLGSVAVRQGMVAGANAVGGDEKMLPLVNARATKVFDVEMAAVGPLSRYIQSNSVTGKFKGSSLPEYLDGEDVFVKVCADENGKIIAAQAVGPEAAQRINKFSLAIHCGLTLEQFLHAETAYAPYLAPIIDTSTLACEIANRKVK